In the genome of Myroides phaeus, one region contains:
- a CDS encoding Na+/H+ antiporter NhaC family protein, with translation MSENKFYSLIPFLVFIAVFLGCGIALGDFYKLPSPVAICIGIVTAFILFYKTPLQDKVVSLVEGCGDSKIITMCLIYLLAGAFATVTKAIGGVDMMVNIGLSFIPVAYLGVGIFIIASFLSLSIGTSVGTIVALGPIVIGLAEKTGSSMGLLCGSLLGGAMFGDNLSIISDTTITATQTLGCQMKDKFRANFKLALPAAILTIGVLLFMKSNDAGVSLDLDPNHNYWVVIPYILIIVLALSGVQVFVALFIGIVVAGIVGLVQMNYDLFGFANLIYQGFLSMTEIFLLSMLTGGMARMVEKEGGIQWLLTKMKSRMKTPKSAEYGIAALVSGVAVCLANNTVSILVAGNLANDVAKEYKLDRPHVASILDIFACVVQGVLPYGAQILILLSFSNGNLDYLDLMKHAYYFGLLLLVTLVYMTFFRKQAQTA, from the coding sequence ATGTCAGAAAACAAATTTTACTCCTTAATTCCCTTTTTAGTATTTATTGCTGTGTTCTTAGGATGTGGTATTGCCTTAGGTGATTTCTACAAACTACCATCGCCTGTTGCTATTTGTATTGGTATTGTAACAGCATTTATCCTTTTTTATAAAACTCCTTTACAAGACAAAGTTGTTTCTTTAGTAGAAGGTTGTGGTGATAGTAAGATTATCACAATGTGTTTGATCTATTTGTTAGCTGGTGCGTTTGCTACAGTAACGAAAGCTATCGGAGGAGTAGATATGATGGTAAACATAGGGTTGAGTTTTATACCTGTTGCTTATCTTGGTGTTGGAATCTTCATTATAGCAAGTTTCTTGTCTTTGTCTATTGGTACGTCTGTGGGAACTATTGTTGCCTTAGGACCTATTGTTATTGGTTTAGCTGAGAAAACAGGGAGTTCAATGGGACTATTATGTGGTTCGTTGTTAGGAGGAGCTATGTTTGGAGATAATTTGTCTATTATTTCTGATACGACTATTACAGCTACGCAAACTTTGGGCTGTCAGATGAAAGATAAGTTTAGAGCGAACTTTAAACTGGCATTACCAGCAGCAATTTTAACGATTGGTGTTTTGTTATTTATGAAAAGTAATGACGCAGGTGTGAGTTTAGACTTAGATCCTAATCACAATTACTGGGTGGTTATTCCGTATATTCTAATTATTGTATTAGCCTTATCGGGCGTACAAGTATTCGTTGCCTTGTTTATTGGTATAGTCGTAGCGGGTATTGTAGGGTTAGTTCAAATGAATTATGACTTATTTGGCTTTGCTAATCTTATATACCAAGGGTTTTTATCAATGACAGAAATCTTTTTACTTTCTATGCTTACAGGGGGAATGGCTCGTATGGTAGAGAAAGAAGGGGGAATCCAATGGTTGTTGACTAAAATGAAGAGTCGTATGAAAACACCTAAGAGTGCTGAGTACGGTATTGCAGCATTAGTATCTGGTGTAGCAGTATGTTTAGCTAATAATACAGTGTCTATTCTTGTAGCGGGTAATCTTGCAAATGATGTTGCTAAGGAGTATAAGTTAGACAGACCACACGTAGCGTCTATCTTAGATATTTTTGCGTGTGTTGTTCAAGGTGTATTGCCGTATGGAGCACAAATCTTAATCTTATTGAGTTTTTCTAATGGTAACTTAGATTATCTTGATTTGATGAAACACGCTTACTACTTTGGTTTACTGCTTCTTGTAACGTTAGTTTATATGACTTTCTTTAGAAAACAAGCACAAACTGCGTAA
- the fabG gene encoding 3-oxoacyl-[acyl-carrier-protein] reductase, whose product MKLLEGKIAIITGATRGIGRGVAMAFAQHGASVAFTYSSSAQAAIELEQELAAMGVQAKGYQSNAAEFSAAEQLVEEILKDFGNIDILINNAGITKDNLLMRMSEADFDAVIEVNLKSVFNMTKAVQRTMLKNRKGSIINMSSVVGVKGNAGQANYAASKAGVIGFSKSIALELGSRNIRCNVIAPGFIETEMTGKLPEDVVKGWRDAIPLKRGGTPEDVANACVFLASDMSAYISGQVINVDGGMLT is encoded by the coding sequence ATGAAATTATTAGAAGGTAAAATCGCTATTATCACAGGTGCTACAAGAGGAATCGGTAGAGGAGTAGCTATGGCATTTGCACAACACGGAGCAAGTGTTGCGTTCACTTATAGTTCATCTGCACAAGCTGCAATCGAACTTGAACAAGAATTAGCTGCTATGGGAGTTCAAGCTAAAGGATATCAATCTAATGCAGCTGAGTTTTCAGCAGCAGAACAATTGGTTGAAGAGATTTTAAAAGATTTTGGAAATATTGACATTTTAATTAATAATGCAGGTATTACAAAAGATAATTTGTTGATGAGAATGTCAGAAGCAGATTTCGATGCTGTAATCGAAGTAAATCTTAAGTCTGTATTTAATATGACTAAAGCAGTACAACGCACAATGTTGAAAAATAGAAAAGGTTCTATTATCAATATGAGTTCTGTTGTAGGTGTGAAAGGTAATGCTGGACAAGCTAACTATGCTGCTTCTAAAGCGGGTGTAATTGGTTTCTCTAAATCTATTGCATTAGAGTTAGGTTCAAGAAATATCCGTTGTAACGTAATTGCACCAGGATTTATTGAAACTGAAATGACAGGTAAATTACCAGAAGATGTTGTAAAAGGATGGAGAGATGCTATTCCTTTAAAACGTGGAGGTACTCCTGAGGATGTTGCTAATGCTTGTGTATTTTTAGCATCTGATATGTCTGCTTATATCAGTGGACAAGTTATTAATGTTGATGGAGGAATGTTGACATAA
- a CDS encoding M20/M25/M40 family metallo-hydrolase, which translates to MKKIITFGILVLLVIATIMIVKTFTFNFQIKENANNETMKYPTNKIALLRLSQAIQIPTVSAVHYEETNFKPFDDFKTFLQEAYPQVYQSMDVTTVNTYGLVFHWKGKDSAKKPLLFLSHYDVVPINNYDFDANPVPNEAIVDLNTPSTPLSNYQEGWEGYPFSGDIKNGRIYGRGTLDMKSMLISIMEAADTLLAEGYVPNQDIYFAFGQDEEVSGRQGAVKIAEYFNNKGIRFDAVYDEGGFVTSPTSVLPQVDKAIALIGVAEKGFLTLEIKVNGIGGHSSMPPAKGSLVLAAEIIEKLNTEQMPATLIPPIENFLHNIGGSMDFKSRMAISNKRLLGNTLLKSLSKNPGSNALIRTTTAITMAHSSDAPNVLSASSEITVNFRILQGNTVEDVLNHVKKICKGYDVEFNVVSAREPSQLSSHTSEQFKKLEKTIAVNYPNAIITPYLTIGGTDAYKYELVSDNVFRFMPIEVNQYEQRQIHNDNESITIDNYMRMINHFKLLMEQ; encoded by the coding sequence ATGAAGAAGATAATTACATTTGGAATACTTGTATTACTTGTTATCGCTACAATTATGATAGTCAAAACATTTACATTTAATTTCCAAATTAAAGAAAACGCAAATAACGAAACAATGAAATACCCTACCAATAAAATCGCCCTTCTAAGATTGTCACAAGCTATACAGATACCAACAGTAAGCGCTGTACATTATGAAGAAACAAACTTCAAACCTTTTGACGATTTTAAAACTTTTTTACAAGAAGCATATCCACAGGTTTATCAATCGATGGATGTAACTACGGTAAATACATACGGATTAGTATTTCATTGGAAAGGGAAAGATAGTGCTAAAAAGCCCCTTTTGTTTTTATCACATTATGATGTAGTTCCGATAAACAACTATGATTTTGATGCCAATCCAGTTCCCAATGAAGCGATTGTGGATTTGAATACACCATCAACCCCATTATCTAATTACCAAGAAGGTTGGGAAGGATATCCCTTTAGTGGAGATATAAAAAATGGGCGTATCTATGGTAGAGGAACACTTGATATGAAGTCTATGCTTATTTCGATTATGGAAGCTGCTGATACATTATTAGCAGAAGGATATGTTCCTAATCAAGATATATACTTTGCATTTGGACAAGATGAAGAAGTAAGTGGTAGACAAGGTGCTGTGAAAATAGCAGAGTATTTCAACAATAAAGGAATACGCTTTGATGCAGTATATGACGAAGGAGGTTTTGTAACGAGTCCAACTTCTGTATTACCACAAGTGGACAAAGCTATTGCATTAATTGGCGTTGCAGAAAAGGGATTCTTAACATTAGAAATAAAAGTAAATGGTATAGGGGGTCATTCATCTATGCCTCCTGCAAAAGGATCTTTGGTATTAGCAGCAGAAATTATTGAGAAACTGAATACAGAACAGATGCCAGCAACATTGATTCCGCCTATTGAAAACTTTTTACACAATATTGGAGGGTCTATGGATTTTAAATCGAGAATGGCCATTTCAAACAAGCGGTTACTGGGAAATACGTTACTTAAATCACTCTCTAAAAACCCAGGTTCAAATGCGCTGATTAGAACGACAACAGCAATAACTATGGCTCATTCAAGTGATGCACCTAATGTGCTTTCTGCTTCGTCAGAGATCACAGTTAACTTCCGTATTTTACAAGGAAATACAGTTGAAGATGTTTTGAATCACGTAAAGAAAATATGTAAAGGATACGATGTGGAGTTCAATGTAGTTTCTGCACGTGAACCCTCTCAATTATCTTCACATACAAGCGAACAATTCAAAAAGTTAGAGAAAACAATTGCCGTGAATTATCCTAACGCCATTATTACACCGTATCTTACCATTGGTGGTACGGATGCTTATAAATATGAATTAGTTTCTGACAACGTATTTCGTTTTATGCCAATTGAAGTAAATCAATACGAACAAAGACAAATTCACAATGATAATGAGTCTATTACAATAGACAATTATATGCGAATGATTAACCACTTTAAATTGTTAATGGAACAATAG
- a CDS encoding 3'-5' exonuclease, whose translation MNRFTAIDFETAQADRSSICQVGLVVFEDNKIVDTLNVLVQPPQNLYWSKFVDIHGISPEDTQFSPTFDEVWHQIEPFVKDQNVVAHNGFAFDFPVLAKTLGYYNLAVPEYNKFCTYRIYKKGLAVLAEQYDIKLNHHDALSDANACGQLFNQYLSEGNIFL comes from the coding sequence ATGAATAGATTTACAGCTATAGATTTTGAAACAGCACAAGCAGATCGCTCAAGTATATGCCAAGTTGGTCTTGTAGTTTTTGAGGATAATAAAATAGTTGATACACTTAATGTGTTAGTTCAACCGCCTCAGAATTTATACTGGTCTAAGTTTGTAGATATTCACGGAATTTCTCCTGAGGACACGCAATTTTCGCCTACATTTGATGAGGTATGGCACCAGATAGAACCTTTTGTAAAAGATCAAAATGTTGTAGCTCACAACGGATTTGCATTTGACTTTCCAGTGTTAGCAAAAACATTAGGATACTACAATTTAGCTGTGCCTGAGTATAATAAGTTTTGTACGTATCGAATTTATAAAAAAGGCTTAGCTGTATTGGCTGAGCAATACGACATAAAATTAAATCACCACGATGCTTTAAGTGATGCGAATGCTTGTGGACAATTATTCAATCAATATTTGTCAGAGGGAAATATCTTTCTATAA
- a CDS encoding putative glycolipid-binding domain-containing protein yields MNKHITWIGEEHLSIEKCHIIEKEQSFHSRGEVVGNKNNQVYGLDYQIVVDEQWETRFFSINSYQGHKHYSVNAHKINNLWVIDDIERPEFNECLAIDIATTPYTNTLPINRLKLVIGESKELSVLYINPLEERIALVMQRYKRLSEDTYYYENLWNDFKATITVDEDGIVKDYSDMYKAI; encoded by the coding sequence ATGAATAAGCATATTACCTGGATTGGAGAAGAACATTTGTCGATAGAAAAATGTCATATTATTGAGAAAGAACAAAGCTTTCACAGTAGAGGAGAAGTTGTGGGTAACAAGAATAATCAGGTATATGGTTTGGATTATCAAATTGTAGTTGATGAACAATGGGAAACACGATTTTTCTCAATTAATAGTTATCAAGGGCATAAACATTATAGTGTAAATGCACATAAGATTAATAATCTTTGGGTTATCGATGATATAGAGCGTCCAGAATTTAATGAATGTTTGGCTATTGATATAGCAACAACACCCTATACGAATACATTGCCTATTAATCGTTTGAAATTAGTAATAGGAGAGTCTAAAGAATTAAGTGTGTTATATATTAATCCTTTAGAAGAACGAATTGCTTTAGTTATGCAGCGTTATAAACGTCTTTCAGAGGATACTTATTATTATGAAAACCTGTGGAATGACTTTAAAGCTACAATAACCGTAGATGAAGATGGTATTGTTAAAGATTATTCTGATATGTATAAAGCAATTTAA
- a CDS encoding DUF6048 family protein, whose translation MKRTLKYFISCSLFLFAFSAVAQETSKKDFGAQRDSIDKEIHFYPQRYGLRVGVDLFRTTRSLYDKTYSGFEITGDYRLTKNWYAAAEIGHDKMDRNENNFGFTTNGNYLRLGANYNLNINWMDREDLMYVGFRYGIASFSQTLDWYKPYTTDPYFPTQRVDINRKESGLSAHWVEFVAGIKTRVFNNVFMGFSLRLNGLIAQKQPEDFENLYIPGFNKKHSGAIGVGFNYSISYFIPFYKSKKNRFVMPTEDDGAKYDLEGNLIDRKEVVPSEPSNPMEAEELKLIEENKKTIK comes from the coding sequence ATGAAGCGCACTTTAAAATATTTTATTAGTTGTAGTTTATTCCTTTTTGCTTTTTCTGCTGTTGCTCAAGAAACATCAAAGAAAGACTTTGGAGCTCAAAGAGATTCTATTGACAAGGAGATTCACTTCTATCCACAACGATATGGTTTACGTGTAGGAGTTGACTTATTCAGAACTACAAGGTCATTATACGACAAGACTTATTCAGGATTTGAAATAACAGGAGATTACCGTTTAACTAAAAACTGGTATGCTGCTGCAGAGATTGGTCACGATAAGATGGATAGAAATGAAAACAACTTCGGTTTTACAACAAATGGTAACTATCTTAGATTAGGAGCAAACTACAACCTGAATATCAACTGGATGGATAGAGAGGATTTGATGTATGTTGGTTTTAGATATGGTATTGCCTCTTTTTCTCAAACATTAGATTGGTATAAACCCTATACAACAGACCCTTATTTTCCAACGCAACGCGTTGATATAAACAGAAAAGAAAGTGGACTTTCTGCGCATTGGGTAGAGTTTGTTGCTGGTATTAAAACAAGAGTCTTTAATAATGTTTTTATGGGATTCTCTTTAAGATTGAATGGTTTAATAGCACAAAAACAACCAGAAGATTTTGAAAACCTATATATTCCTGGGTTTAACAAAAAACATAGTGGAGCAATCGGAGTTGGTTTTAATTATTCTATTTCTTACTTCATTCCTTTTTACAAATCTAAAAAGAACAGGTTTGTAATGCCTACAGAAGACGATGGTGCTAAATATGATTTGGAAGGAAACTTAATTGACAGAAAAGAAGTTGTTCCGTCTGAACCTTCTAATCCAATGGAGGCTGAAGAATTAAAGCTTATTGAAGAAAATAAAAAGACAATCAAATAA
- a CDS encoding DUF6452 family protein — MKKLILAGVLLCIGSIAFVACEKDDICAETEPTTPSFRVEFYNYDDQDIPRNERVEAFVAGREDDVIFSTGNKLSLPLRLDQAETAWILKSTQRIDNESVTLYDTLTFKYKITTKYFNKACGYVSTFSLSQDGTSPQLNGDAASTTGNWIKQYITETNEIVDEDEAHFKIFY; from the coding sequence ATGAAAAAATTAATATTAGCAGGTGTACTATTATGCATTGGTAGCATAGCTTTTGTAGCTTGTGAAAAAGATGATATCTGTGCAGAGACAGAACCTACAACTCCAAGCTTCCGCGTAGAGTTCTATAACTATGACGACCAAGACATTCCAAGAAATGAAAGGGTTGAAGCTTTTGTAGCTGGTCGTGAAGATGATGTGATTTTTAGCACAGGAAATAAACTATCATTACCATTGCGTTTAGATCAAGCTGAAACTGCGTGGATACTAAAGTCTACTCAAAGAATTGATAACGAATCTGTAACTTTATACGACACGCTTACTTTTAAGTATAAAATAACTACAAAGTATTTTAATAAAGCGTGTGGATATGTTTCTACATTTTCATTAAGTCAAGATGGAACTTCTCCGCAATTAAATGGTGATGCAGCAAGCACAACAGGAAATTGGATTAAACAATATATAACTGAAACAAACGAAATAGTAGACGAAGATGAAGCGCACTTTAAAATATTTTATTAG
- a CDS encoding L-lactate permease — MLESISSGLILLAATPVVLLIVLLGFLKMPGEKSAFITLVVTILIAIFGFELSVNDTALSVLYGVIKAVFPILIIILMAIYSYNVQVQTEKIEVIKQQFSAISEDKAIQVLLLTWGFGGLLEGMAGFGTAVAIPAAILISLGFKPMFSAVVSLVANSVPTAFGAVGIPVIVLAREVDMADQITTISANVVWQLAILMFLIPFVILTLTSKSVKSIPRNIILGGLTGAVTLAVQYYAAVYIGAETPAILGSIASIFVIIAFGKITAKKSTEKKEVINFSGKEIFQAWSVYGLILILVLLTSPLFPITAWLKENVTIFQTVFSFDIAGAARKVGIYWLTDTGVLIFVSSIVGGLIQGSSLSKLFKLLGKTTLQLKKTVITVSCLIALSTLMDFSGMISVLGLALAAGTGAFYPFFAPAIGALGTFLTGSDTSSNILFGKLQATVADQIGADKGWLAAANTAGATGGKIISPQSIAVATTACNQQGQEGVILKRAIVFALVYIIIAGIVVYIGS; from the coding sequence ATGTTAGAATCTATTTCCTCAGGATTGATACTGCTTGCAGCTACTCCTGTTGTACTCTTGATTGTTTTGCTTGGCTTCTTAAAAATGCCAGGAGAGAAAAGTGCTTTTATCACGTTGGTTGTCACAATTTTAATCGCCATTTTTGGTTTTGAATTATCAGTAAACGACACAGCATTGTCTGTTCTTTACGGAGTAATTAAAGCAGTTTTTCCGATACTTATCATCATTTTAATGGCTATTTATAGCTACAATGTTCAAGTACAAACAGAGAAAATAGAAGTAATAAAACAGCAGTTTTCTGCGATTTCTGAAGACAAAGCGATTCAAGTTTTGCTTTTAACATGGGGATTTGGGGGATTATTAGAAGGTATGGCAGGTTTTGGAACTGCTGTAGCTATTCCAGCAGCTATCTTAATTAGCTTAGGATTCAAACCAATGTTTTCTGCCGTTGTAAGTTTAGTAGCAAATAGTGTTCCTACAGCTTTTGGTGCAGTTGGTATTCCTGTTATTGTATTGGCGAGAGAGGTTGATATGGCAGACCAAATTACTACGATTAGTGCAAATGTAGTTTGGCAATTGGCTATTTTAATGTTCTTGATCCCATTTGTAATCTTAACATTAACGAGTAAATCAGTTAAGTCAATTCCAAGAAATATTATATTAGGTGGATTAACTGGAGCAGTAACTTTAGCTGTTCAATATTATGCAGCAGTATATATTGGTGCAGAAACTCCTGCAATTTTAGGGAGTATAGCGTCAATTTTTGTTATTATTGCATTCGGAAAAATTACAGCTAAAAAGAGTACTGAGAAAAAAGAGGTAATCAACTTCTCAGGAAAAGAAATATTCCAAGCGTGGAGTGTATATGGTCTTATCTTAATCTTAGTATTATTGACAAGTCCACTTTTCCCAATTACAGCTTGGTTGAAAGAAAATGTTACTATTTTCCAAACTGTCTTTAGCTTTGATATAGCAGGGGCGGCGAGAAAAGTAGGAATCTACTGGTTGACAGATACAGGTGTTTTAATCTTTGTGAGTTCAATAGTAGGTGGATTAATTCAAGGTAGTTCATTGTCTAAATTATTCAAGTTATTAGGTAAGACAACTTTGCAATTGAAAAAGACTGTAATTACAGTTAGCTGTTTAATCGCTTTATCTACATTGATGGATTTCTCAGGAATGATCTCTGTATTAGGGTTGGCGTTAGCAGCGGGTACAGGAGCGTTTTATCCTTTCTTTGCACCAGCAATTGGGGCATTAGGAACGTTCTTAACAGGTAGTGATACCTCTTCAAACATCTTATTTGGTAAGTTACAAGCAACTGTTGCCGATCAAATCGGGGCAGATAAAGGTTGGTTAGCTGCGGCTAATACAGCAGGTGCAACGGGTGGTAAGATTATTTCTCCACAAAGTATTGCAGTCGCTACAACAGCTTGTAATCAACAAGGTCAAGAAGGTGTTATTTTAAAAAGAGCAATTGTTTTCGCGTTAGTATATATTATTATCGCAGGAATCGTTGTTTATATTGGTAGTTAA
- a CDS encoding (Fe-S)-binding protein — protein MRVGLFIPCYVNAAYPEVGVASYKLLTHFGVEVDYPVDQTCCGQPMANAGFEDKALPLANQFNKLFDQYDYIVAPSGSCVGFVKDSYPRIMEKEGCTSKVSGKVYDMCEFLHDILKVEALPGVFPHKVSLHNSCHGLRELKLGSASELNIKPYSKVKDLLRLVKGVEVVEPERVDECCGFGGMFSIEEPAVSIRMGNDKVSCHTATGAEYITGPDSSCLMHMGGIVDKKGLPIKTIHVVEIFAAGL, from the coding sequence ATGAGAGTTGGATTATTTATTCCTTGCTACGTGAATGCGGCATATCCGGAAGTAGGTGTAGCAAGTTATAAGCTATTAACACATTTTGGTGTAGAGGTTGATTATCCTGTAGATCAAACATGTTGTGGGCAGCCTATGGCTAATGCGGGTTTTGAAGATAAAGCATTACCATTGGCAAATCAATTTAATAAATTATTTGATCAATATGATTATATAGTTGCTCCTTCGGGAAGTTGCGTTGGGTTCGTAAAAGATTCTTACCCGCGTATTATGGAGAAAGAAGGATGTACAAGTAAGGTTAGCGGTAAAGTATATGATATGTGTGAGTTTTTACACGACATTTTAAAAGTTGAAGCACTTCCAGGTGTTTTCCCACATAAAGTGAGCTTACATAATAGTTGCCACGGTTTAAGAGAGCTTAAATTAGGGTCGGCAAGTGAGTTAAATATTAAACCTTACTCTAAAGTAAAAGATTTATTAAGATTAGTAAAAGGTGTAGAAGTTGTAGAACCAGAAAGAGTAGATGAGTGTTGTGGTTTTGGTGGAATGTTTTCTATCGAGGAGCCTGCTGTATCTATTAGAATGGGGAATGATAAGGTTTCTTGTCATACTGCAACTGGTGCTGAATATATTACAGGACCAGACAGTTCTTGTTTGATGCATATGGGGGGAATTGTAGACAAAAAAGGTCTGCCAATTAAAACCATTCACGTAGTAGAAATATTCGCAGCTGGATTATAA